In Tubulanus polymorphus chromosome 2, tnTubPoly1.2, whole genome shotgun sequence, a single window of DNA contains:
- the LOC141899233 gene encoding phosphorylase b kinase gamma catalytic chain, skeletal muscle/heart isoform-like — protein sequence MTFDITDDDLPDKELAEAFYAKYEPKEVLGRGVSSTVRRCVDTKTLIEYAVKIIDVSCERNTNDQATELRQSTKQEVNILRMCAGHPNIIELHDVFESSTFIFLVFELCKKGELFDYLTEVVTFSEKKTRQVMRQIINSLAFIHSKGIVHRDLKPENVLLDDDLNVKVTDFGFACPVVDDDDGLHELCGTPGYLAPEVLAVSMYDNAPGYGQEVDMWAIGVIMYTLLVGCPPFWHRKQIYMLRSIMEGKYEFRSPEWDDISDQPKDLISKLLVVDPKQRLTASQCLEHPFLALEQKIHVMRQFFPRRKFKAYVLCTVACHRIRKNYMNPPPISIRRMKENPYSLKQFRKLIDACAFRVYGHWVKKGEDQNRAALFEMMPRNELNHEDKPGLVVPVLPY from the exons atgacgtttgaTATTACTGATGATGATTTACCTGATAAAGAATTAGCGGAAGCTTTCTATGCAAAATACGAACCGAAGGAAGTGTTAGGAAG AGGTGTGAGCAGTACAGTGAGAAGATGCGTCGATACGAAAACATTGATCGAATATGCCGTGAAAATAATCGATGTAAGTTGTGAAAGGAATACAAATGACCAAGCTACAGAATTACGACAATCAACTAAACAAGAAGTGAATATATTACGTATGTGTGCTGGGCATCCGAATATCA TTGAACTTCACGATGTATTTGAATCTTCGACCTTTATATTCCTCGTTTTTGAGCT ATGCAAAAAAGGTGAATTGTTCGACTATTTAACGGAGGTCGTTACGTTCTCAGAGAAAAAAACGAGACAAGTGATGCgtcaaattatcaattcattagCATTCATACATAGTAAAGGAATTGTACATAGAGATTTAAAG ccTGAGAATGTATTATTAGACGATGATCTGAACGTGAAAGTGACTGATTTCGGATTTGCTTGTCCGgttgttgatgatgatgatggtttaCATGAATTATGCGGAACTCCTGGATATTTAGCTCCTGAAGTTCTAGCTGTTTCTATGTATGACAATGCGCCGGGTTACGGACAGGAGGTTGATATGTGGGCTATAGGAGTCATCATGTATACGCT tctAGTTGGCTGTCCACCTTTTTGGCATCGTAAGCAGATATATATGCTACGTTCAATAATGGAgggaaaatatgaatttcgaAGTCCTGAATGGGACGATATCAGCGATCAACCTAAAGACCTG ATCTCAAAACTATTAGTAGTCGATCCAAAACAACGACTGACAGCATCTCAGTGTCTGGAACATCCATTTTTAGCCCTGGAG CAAAAGATTCACGTGATGCGTCAATTCTTTCCTCGTCGTAAGTTTAAAGCATACGTTCTATGCACGGTCGCTTGTCATCGAATCCGTAAAAACTACATGAATCCACCACCGATATCGATCAGACGCATGAAGGAAAATCCGTATAGTTTAAAACAGTTCCGTAAATTAATCGACGCGTGTGCGTTTAGAGTGTACGGACACTGGGTGAAAAAAGGAGAAGATCAAAATCGTGCGGCGTTATTCGAAATGATGCCTCGAAACGAACTAAATCACGAAGATAAACCGGGTTTAGTAGTTCCGGTTTTACcttattga
- the LOC141898803 gene encoding pancreatic triacylglycerol lipase-like isoform X4, with amino-acid sequence MFLPALILISVAHSADVKQIEKRIIPITRCYGVLGCLSTDGPFNDLVNRPLQLLPQDRRALNTTFILHTRKNTITEQFLEADNIASISNSLFDPSKKTRVIIHGFIDHARKGWVKSMKTELLRQGDYNVILVDWSKGSGPPYTLATANTRLVGAEIAHLINYLQLITDAKETDFHLIGHSLGAHVAGYAGERLQGLGRITGFGIWQPSGHVDFYVNGGNDQPGCTGNLIEKVTTEGIYEGGKHYVACDHLRAYYYFIESINSKHCQFKAFPCNNYEDFKVGRCMSCGGLGCAYMGFYADTAKPLVNQTEIKYFLDTADTRPYCRKSFAVKFTFGDNKERGDLFINLHGSNGATGEIKITKERAKIEPFTSHGYTFLTDYDIGDISLITVWWIHDPLWIWEWHVPLIRKPKLIIDKIVLMDGDAQKSVQFCGNGYELRSTKRKTFTAVDQC; translated from the exons ATGTTTCTCCCTGCGCTTATATTGATTTCTGTCGCTCATTCTGCCGATGTCAAACAAATAGAAAAGC GTATCATTCCAATAACCCGATGTTACGGAGTTCTAGGATGTTTGAGCACTGATGGACCGTTTAACGATCTTGTAAATCGTCCCCTACAATTACTACCACAAGACAGACGCGCACTGAACACGACTTTTATTCTACATACTCGTAAAAATACGATTACCGAACAATTTCTCGAAGCTGATAACATCGCTTCTATCAGTAATTCATTGTTCGACCCAAGCAAAAAAACAAGAGTGATCATTCACGGGTTTATTGACCATGCTCGCAAAGGGTGGGTAAAG agtatgaaaactgaattattaagaCAAGGGGATTACAACGTAATTTTAGTAGATTGGAGTAAAGGATCTGGACCTCCATACACACTGGCTACTGCTAATACTCGTCTAGTCGGAGCTGAAATAGCGCATCTTATCAATTATCTACAA tTGATCACTGATGCAAAGGAAACAGACTTCCATTTGATTGGACACAGTTTAGGTGCTCATGTTGCGGGGTATGCTGGCGAACGACTTCAGGGTCTCGGTAGAATTACAG GTTTCGGTATATGGCAGCCTAGCGGCCATGTAGATTTCTATGTAAACGGCGGTAATGACCAGCCTGGTTGTACCGGTAATCTTATAGAAAAAGTCACTACTGAAGGCATCTATGAAG GAGGAAAACATTACGTGGCTTGTGATCATCTGAGAGCGTATTATTACTTCATCGAATCCATCAACTCGAAACATTGTCAATTTAAAGCATTTCCCTGTAACAATTATGAAGATTTTAAG GTTGGTAGATGTATGAGTTGTGGTGGATTAGGCTGCGCATATATGGGTTTTTACGCAGATACAGCTAAACCACTGGTTAATCAAactgaaattaaatatttccTTGATACCGCAGATACGCGTCCGTATTGTC GAAAAAGTTTTGCAGTAAAATTCACGTTTGGCGACAATAAAGAACGTGGTGATTTGTTCATTAACCTACACGGGTCAAACGGAGCCACGGGTGAAATTAAAATCACGAAAGA AAGGGCAAAAATAGAACCTTTCACTTCACACGGTTACACATTTCTGACTGATTACGATATTGGTGATATCTCATTAATTACTGTTTGGTGGATTCACGACCCTCTCTGGATCTGGGAATGGCATGTACCATTGATAAGAAAACCTAAACTCATCATTGATAAGATTGTGCTTATGGACGGCGATGCTCAGAAAAG CGTTCAGTTTTGTGGTAATGGATATGAACTGCGCAGCACCAAAAGAAAGACATTCACTGCCGTCGATCAGTGTTAA
- the LOC141900586 gene encoding septin-2B-like isoform X2, which yields MFTNPETAGYVGFANLPNQVHRKSVKKGFEFTLMVVGESGLGKSTLINSLFLTDLYPDRVVPGATEKINKTVEIDASSVEIEERGVKLRLTVVDTPGFGDGINNDESFKKVVQYIDDQFEKYLQDESGLNRRHIVDNRVHCCFYFINPAGHGLKPLDVSFMKTIHNRVNIVPVIAKADTLTKAEVDRLKGRVLDEIKRHGIQIYTLPDCDSDEDDDYKEQCKQLKAAVPFAVVGSNQVIEVKGRKVRGRMYPWGVVEVENPEHCDFIKLRTMLITHMNDLQEVTQEIHYENFRSEKLRGAGTGDRKIKHMRKSDDGEKLNEKERQLAEKEAELKRMQEMLTKMQQEMKKGNGQAVSNVGPNLRSTGKSQQV from the exons ATG ttCACTAACCCAGAGACGGCCGGATATGTGGGATTCGCTAATCTACCAAATCAGGTTCACAGAAAATCAGTAAAGAAAGGATTTGAATTTACTCTAATGGTTGTGG gtGAATCTGGTTTAGGAAAATCAACTTTAATAAATAGTTTATTCCTGACTGATTTGTATCCGGATAGAGTGGTTCCAGGTGCTACAG aaaagatcaataagacagttgaaatagacGCGTCATCGGTAGAAATAGAGGAAAGAGGAGTGAAACTGAGATTAACAGTAGTTGATACACCGGGCTTCGGTGACGGTATCAATAACGATGAAAG ttttaaGAAAGTTGTTCAATACATCGATGATCAATTTGAGAAATATCTCCAAGATGAGAGCGGTTTGAATCGACGTCACATCGTCGATAACAGAGTTCATTGTtgcttttatttcataaatccCGCCGGTCACGG GTTGAAACCGTTGGATGTTTCATTCATGAAAACTATTCACAATCGAGTGAATATAGTTCCTGTAATCGCGAAAGCCGATACTTTGACCAAAGCTGAGGTCGATAGATTAAAAGGAAGA GTTCTCGATGAAATCAAAAGACACGGTATTCAGATATATACATTACCAGATTGCGATTCCGATGAAGATGACGATTATAAAGAACAATGTAAACAATTAAAG GCAGCGGTTCCGTTTGCTGTAGTCGGCTCAAACCAAGTTATAGAAGTGAAGGGTAGAAAGGTTCGTGGACGGATGTACCCGTGGGGGGTGGTAGAAGTTGAAAATCCTGAACATTGCGATTTCATTAAACTAAGAACGATGTTAAT AACTCATATGAATGACTTACAAGAAGTGACACAAGAGATTCATTACGAGAACTTCCGTTCAGAGAAACTGAGAGGAGCCGGAACTGGTGACAGAAAAATTAA ACACATGAGAAAATCTGATGATGGTgaaaaactgaatgaaaaagaaagacaaCTCGCAGAAAAGGAAGCTGAG TTGAAACGAATGCAAGAAATGTTGACGAAAATGCagcaagaaatgaaaaaaggaAATGGACAAGCTGTCTCAAACGTGGGCCCGAATTTACGCAGCACCGGGAAATCTCAACAAGTTTAA
- the LOC141900586 gene encoding septin-2B-like isoform X1, which translates to MFTNPETAGYVGFANLPNQVHRKSVKKGFEFTLMVVGESGLGKSTLINSLFLTDLYPDRVVPGATELCVGYLQSNDQDSSLVQKINKTVEIDASSVEIEERGVKLRLTVVDTPGFGDGINNDESFKKVVQYIDDQFEKYLQDESGLNRRHIVDNRVHCCFYFINPAGHGLKPLDVSFMKTIHNRVNIVPVIAKADTLTKAEVDRLKGRVLDEIKRHGIQIYTLPDCDSDEDDDYKEQCKQLKAAVPFAVVGSNQVIEVKGRKVRGRMYPWGVVEVENPEHCDFIKLRTMLITHMNDLQEVTQEIHYENFRSEKLRGAGTGDRKIKHMRKSDDGEKLNEKERQLAEKEAELKRMQEMLTKMQQEMKKGNGQAVSNVGPNLRSTGKSQQV; encoded by the exons ATG ttCACTAACCCAGAGACGGCCGGATATGTGGGATTCGCTAATCTACCAAATCAGGTTCACAGAAAATCAGTAAAGAAAGGATTTGAATTTACTCTAATGGTTGTGG gtGAATCTGGTTTAGGAAAATCAACTTTAATAAATAGTTTATTCCTGACTGATTTGTATCCGGATAGAGTGGTTCCAGGTGCTACAG AATTGTGCGTTGGTTATTTACAATCAAACGATCAAGATTCATCTTTGGTTC aaaagatcaataagacagttgaaatagacGCGTCATCGGTAGAAATAGAGGAAAGAGGAGTGAAACTGAGATTAACAGTAGTTGATACACCGGGCTTCGGTGACGGTATCAATAACGATGAAAG ttttaaGAAAGTTGTTCAATACATCGATGATCAATTTGAGAAATATCTCCAAGATGAGAGCGGTTTGAATCGACGTCACATCGTCGATAACAGAGTTCATTGTtgcttttatttcataaatccCGCCGGTCACGG GTTGAAACCGTTGGATGTTTCATTCATGAAAACTATTCACAATCGAGTGAATATAGTTCCTGTAATCGCGAAAGCCGATACTTTGACCAAAGCTGAGGTCGATAGATTAAAAGGAAGA GTTCTCGATGAAATCAAAAGACACGGTATTCAGATATATACATTACCAGATTGCGATTCCGATGAAGATGACGATTATAAAGAACAATGTAAACAATTAAAG GCAGCGGTTCCGTTTGCTGTAGTCGGCTCAAACCAAGTTATAGAAGTGAAGGGTAGAAAGGTTCGTGGACGGATGTACCCGTGGGGGGTGGTAGAAGTTGAAAATCCTGAACATTGCGATTTCATTAAACTAAGAACGATGTTAAT AACTCATATGAATGACTTACAAGAAGTGACACAAGAGATTCATTACGAGAACTTCCGTTCAGAGAAACTGAGAGGAGCCGGAACTGGTGACAGAAAAATTAA ACACATGAGAAAATCTGATGATGGTgaaaaactgaatgaaaaagaaagacaaCTCGCAGAAAAGGAAGCTGAG TTGAAACGAATGCAAGAAATGTTGACGAAAATGCagcaagaaatgaaaaaaggaAATGGACAAGCTGTCTCAAACGTGGGCCCGAATTTACGCAGCACCGGGAAATCTCAACAAGTTTAA
- the LOC141898803 gene encoding pancreatic triacylglycerol lipase-like isoform X1: protein MFLPALILISVAHSADVKQIEKRIIPITRCYGVLGCLSTDGPFNDLVNRPLQLLPQDRRALNTTFILHTRKNTITEQFLEADNIASISNSLFDPSKKTRVIIHGFIDHARKGWVKSMKTELLRQGDYNVILVDWSKGSGPPYTLATANTRLVGAEIAHLINYLQLITDAKETDFHLIGHSLGAHVAGYAGERLQGLGRITGLDPASPYFANTDPAVRLDPTDARFVDVIHTDAKSILNILVLNGGFGIWQPSGHVDFYVNGGNDQPGCTGNLIEKVTTEGIYEGGKHYVACDHLRAYYYFIESINSKHCQFKAFPCNNYEDFKVGRCMSCGGLGCAYMGFYADTAKPLVNQTEIKYFLDTADTRPYCRKSFAVKFTFGDNKERGDLFINLHGSNGATGEIKITKERAKIEPFTSHGYTFLTDYDIGDISLITVWWIHDPLWIWEWHVPLIRKPKLIIDKIVLMDGDAQKSVQFCGNGYELRSTKRKTFTAVDQC from the exons ATGTTTCTCCCTGCGCTTATATTGATTTCTGTCGCTCATTCTGCCGATGTCAAACAAATAGAAAAGC GTATCATTCCAATAACCCGATGTTACGGAGTTCTAGGATGTTTGAGCACTGATGGACCGTTTAACGATCTTGTAAATCGTCCCCTACAATTACTACCACAAGACAGACGCGCACTGAACACGACTTTTATTCTACATACTCGTAAAAATACGATTACCGAACAATTTCTCGAAGCTGATAACATCGCTTCTATCAGTAATTCATTGTTCGACCCAAGCAAAAAAACAAGAGTGATCATTCACGGGTTTATTGACCATGCTCGCAAAGGGTGGGTAAAG agtatgaaaactgaattattaagaCAAGGGGATTACAACGTAATTTTAGTAGATTGGAGTAAAGGATCTGGACCTCCATACACACTGGCTACTGCTAATACTCGTCTAGTCGGAGCTGAAATAGCGCATCTTATCAATTATCTACAA tTGATCACTGATGCAAAGGAAACAGACTTCCATTTGATTGGACACAGTTTAGGTGCTCATGTTGCGGGGTATGCTGGCGAACGACTTCAGGGTCTCGGTAGAATTACAG GGTTGGATCCAGCTTCACCATATTTCGCCAACACTGATCCCGCTGTTCGTCTGGACCCAACTGATGCTCGATTTGTCGATGTAATTCATACTGACGCTAAAAGCATTCTTAATATTCTCGTGTTGAATGGAG GTTTCGGTATATGGCAGCCTAGCGGCCATGTAGATTTCTATGTAAACGGCGGTAATGACCAGCCTGGTTGTACCGGTAATCTTATAGAAAAAGTCACTACTGAAGGCATCTATGAAG GAGGAAAACATTACGTGGCTTGTGATCATCTGAGAGCGTATTATTACTTCATCGAATCCATCAACTCGAAACATTGTCAATTTAAAGCATTTCCCTGTAACAATTATGAAGATTTTAAG GTTGGTAGATGTATGAGTTGTGGTGGATTAGGCTGCGCATATATGGGTTTTTACGCAGATACAGCTAAACCACTGGTTAATCAAactgaaattaaatatttccTTGATACCGCAGATACGCGTCCGTATTGTC GAAAAAGTTTTGCAGTAAAATTCACGTTTGGCGACAATAAAGAACGTGGTGATTTGTTCATTAACCTACACGGGTCAAACGGAGCCACGGGTGAAATTAAAATCACGAAAGA AAGGGCAAAAATAGAACCTTTCACTTCACACGGTTACACATTTCTGACTGATTACGATATTGGTGATATCTCATTAATTACTGTTTGGTGGATTCACGACCCTCTCTGGATCTGGGAATGGCATGTACCATTGATAAGAAAACCTAAACTCATCATTGATAAGATTGTGCTTATGGACGGCGATGCTCAGAAAAG CGTTCAGTTTTGTGGTAATGGATATGAACTGCGCAGCACCAAAAGAAAGACATTCACTGCCGTCGATCAGTGTTAA
- the LOC141900587 gene encoding uncharacterized protein LOC141900587, translating into MKINALILFLTFYFNQQAFSTESVATEKTLEIIASNTTVGEGEPLYITCKTNGDVTKILLKHKRKGETGFKRFAENCNVYYEETKLRQDHYLEYIKKHVCDCVDGEFVVVIPRTPLAATGTWRCFMFDTGTRKVLEKNLNVTVIPNRAFRTTEKPQTEKLQHGSELMSSTMMIVLIAVAACLGLALVITCVVLAHNQKRRRKLEKLETRLVIGRQQSVASSNALSTEPLYNDYTSRMISQNPHIYGANAVVSEYDCIGNNDNEITYSSCGGGATGGGDPLMTPNNRVQEYMPMDEALDSLKYAKTCELPPIPGCSKEVTYHNMP; encoded by the exons atgaagattaatgcattaattttgtttctgacATTTTACTTCAATCAACAAG CTTTTTCAACAGAATCTGTTGCGACTGAGAAGACACTAGAAATCATAGCTAGTAATACAACAGTAGGAGAAGGAGAACCATTATACATTACGTGCAAAACAAATGGGGATGTTACAAAGATTCTTTTGAAACATAAACGAAAAGGGGAAACTGGATTTAAAAGATTTGCTGAAAATTGTAATGTTTATTACGAGGAAACCAAACTCAGACAAGACCATTATTTAGAATATATCAAAAAG CATGTTTGTGATTGTGTCGATGGTGAATTTGTAGTAGTTATTCCCAGAACTCCACTTGCTGCTACCGGAACATGGCGATGTTTTATGTTTGACACTGGTACTCGTAAAGTTCTAGAAAAAAACCTGAATGTCACAGTTATCCCAAACA GAGCTTTTCGCACGACAGAAAAAccacaaactgaaaaactacAGC aTGGATCAGAATTGATGTCGAGTACGATGATGATAGTATTGATAGCGGTAGCCGCGTGTTTAGGACTCGCGCTCGTCATAACATGCGTCGTTTTGGCTCACAATCAAAAACGACGccgaaaattagaaaaactcGA AACACGACTTGTAATTGGTCGACAGCAGTCAGTGGCGTCATCAAATGCTCTATCGACGGAACCGTTATATAACGATTATACATCTCGTATGATATCTCAAAATCCACATATTTATGGAGCGAATGCAGTCGTATCAG aATATGACTGCATCGGaaacaatgataatgaaatcaCGTACAGCTCGTGCGGAGGAGGAGCTACAGGAGGAGGGGACCCTCTCATGACACCTAATAATCGGG TTCAGGAATACATGCCGATGGATGAAGCACTTGATAGTTTGAAATATGCTAAAACATGTGAACTACCACCGATCCCGGGATGCAGTAAAGAAGTGACCTATCATAACATGCCTTAA
- the LOC141898803 gene encoding pancreatic triacylglycerol lipase-like isoform X3, with amino-acid sequence MSEQMTIGSRYGIIPITRCYGVLGCLSTDGPFNDLVNRPLQLLPQDRRALNTTFILHTRKNTITEQFLEADNIASISNSLFDPSKKTRVIIHGFIDHARKGWVKSMKTELLRQGDYNVILVDWSKGSGPPYTLATANTRLVGAEIAHLINYLQLITDAKETDFHLIGHSLGAHVAGYAGERLQGLGRITGLDPASPYFANTDPAVRLDPTDARFVDVIHTDAKSILNILVLNGGFGIWQPSGHVDFYVNGGNDQPGCTGNLIEKVTTEGIYEGGKHYVACDHLRAYYYFIESINSKHCQFKAFPCNNYEDFKVGRCMSCGGLGCAYMGFYADTAKPLVNQTEIKYFLDTADTRPYCRKSFAVKFTFGDNKERGDLFINLHGSNGATGEIKITKERAKIEPFTSHGYTFLTDYDIGDISLITVWWIHDPLWIWEWHVPLIRKPKLIIDKIVLMDGDAQKSVQFCGNGYELRSTKRKTFTAVDQC; translated from the exons ATGTCTGAACAGATGACTATAGGCAGCAGATATG GTATCATTCCAATAACCCGATGTTACGGAGTTCTAGGATGTTTGAGCACTGATGGACCGTTTAACGATCTTGTAAATCGTCCCCTACAATTACTACCACAAGACAGACGCGCACTGAACACGACTTTTATTCTACATACTCGTAAAAATACGATTACCGAACAATTTCTCGAAGCTGATAACATCGCTTCTATCAGTAATTCATTGTTCGACCCAAGCAAAAAAACAAGAGTGATCATTCACGGGTTTATTGACCATGCTCGCAAAGGGTGGGTAAAG agtatgaaaactgaattattaagaCAAGGGGATTACAACGTAATTTTAGTAGATTGGAGTAAAGGATCTGGACCTCCATACACACTGGCTACTGCTAATACTCGTCTAGTCGGAGCTGAAATAGCGCATCTTATCAATTATCTACAA tTGATCACTGATGCAAAGGAAACAGACTTCCATTTGATTGGACACAGTTTAGGTGCTCATGTTGCGGGGTATGCTGGCGAACGACTTCAGGGTCTCGGTAGAATTACAG GGTTGGATCCAGCTTCACCATATTTCGCCAACACTGATCCCGCTGTTCGTCTGGACCCAACTGATGCTCGATTTGTCGATGTAATTCATACTGACGCTAAAAGCATTCTTAATATTCTCGTGTTGAATGGAG GTTTCGGTATATGGCAGCCTAGCGGCCATGTAGATTTCTATGTAAACGGCGGTAATGACCAGCCTGGTTGTACCGGTAATCTTATAGAAAAAGTCACTACTGAAGGCATCTATGAAG GAGGAAAACATTACGTGGCTTGTGATCATCTGAGAGCGTATTATTACTTCATCGAATCCATCAACTCGAAACATTGTCAATTTAAAGCATTTCCCTGTAACAATTATGAAGATTTTAAG GTTGGTAGATGTATGAGTTGTGGTGGATTAGGCTGCGCATATATGGGTTTTTACGCAGATACAGCTAAACCACTGGTTAATCAAactgaaattaaatatttccTTGATACCGCAGATACGCGTCCGTATTGTC GAAAAAGTTTTGCAGTAAAATTCACGTTTGGCGACAATAAAGAACGTGGTGATTTGTTCATTAACCTACACGGGTCAAACGGAGCCACGGGTGAAATTAAAATCACGAAAGA AAGGGCAAAAATAGAACCTTTCACTTCACACGGTTACACATTTCTGACTGATTACGATATTGGTGATATCTCATTAATTACTGTTTGGTGGATTCACGACCCTCTCTGGATCTGGGAATGGCATGTACCATTGATAAGAAAACCTAAACTCATCATTGATAAGATTGTGCTTATGGACGGCGATGCTCAGAAAAG CGTTCAGTTTTGTGGTAATGGATATGAACTGCGCAGCACCAAAAGAAAGACATTCACTGCCGTCGATCAGTGTTAA
- the LOC141898803 gene encoding pancreatic triacylglycerol lipase-like isoform X2, producing MFLPALILISVAHSADVKQIEKRIIPITRCYGVLGCLSTDGPFNDLVNRPLQLLPQDRRALNTTFILHTRKNTITEQFLEADNIASISNSLFDPSKKTRVIIHGFIDHARKGWVKSMKTELLRQGDYNVILVDWSKGSGPPYTLATANTRLVGAEIAHLINYLQLITDAKETDFHLIGHSLGAHVAGYAGERLQGLGRITGLDPASPYFANTDPAVRLDPTDARFVDVIHTDAKSILNILVLNGGFGIWQPSGHVDFYVNGGNDQPGCTGNLIEKVTTEGIYEGGKHYVACDHLRAYYYFIESINSKHCQFKAFPCNNYEDFKVGRCMSCGGLGCAYMGFYADTAKPLVNQTEIKYFLDTADTRPYCRKSFAVKFTFGDNKERGDLFINLHGSNGATGEIKITKEAKIEPFTSHGYTFLTDYDIGDISLITVWWIHDPLWIWEWHVPLIRKPKLIIDKIVLMDGDAQKSVQFCGNGYELRSTKRKTFTAVDQC from the exons ATGTTTCTCCCTGCGCTTATATTGATTTCTGTCGCTCATTCTGCCGATGTCAAACAAATAGAAAAGC GTATCATTCCAATAACCCGATGTTACGGAGTTCTAGGATGTTTGAGCACTGATGGACCGTTTAACGATCTTGTAAATCGTCCCCTACAATTACTACCACAAGACAGACGCGCACTGAACACGACTTTTATTCTACATACTCGTAAAAATACGATTACCGAACAATTTCTCGAAGCTGATAACATCGCTTCTATCAGTAATTCATTGTTCGACCCAAGCAAAAAAACAAGAGTGATCATTCACGGGTTTATTGACCATGCTCGCAAAGGGTGGGTAAAG agtatgaaaactgaattattaagaCAAGGGGATTACAACGTAATTTTAGTAGATTGGAGTAAAGGATCTGGACCTCCATACACACTGGCTACTGCTAATACTCGTCTAGTCGGAGCTGAAATAGCGCATCTTATCAATTATCTACAA tTGATCACTGATGCAAAGGAAACAGACTTCCATTTGATTGGACACAGTTTAGGTGCTCATGTTGCGGGGTATGCTGGCGAACGACTTCAGGGTCTCGGTAGAATTACAG GGTTGGATCCAGCTTCACCATATTTCGCCAACACTGATCCCGCTGTTCGTCTGGACCCAACTGATGCTCGATTTGTCGATGTAATTCATACTGACGCTAAAAGCATTCTTAATATTCTCGTGTTGAATGGAG GTTTCGGTATATGGCAGCCTAGCGGCCATGTAGATTTCTATGTAAACGGCGGTAATGACCAGCCTGGTTGTACCGGTAATCTTATAGAAAAAGTCACTACTGAAGGCATCTATGAAG GAGGAAAACATTACGTGGCTTGTGATCATCTGAGAGCGTATTATTACTTCATCGAATCCATCAACTCGAAACATTGTCAATTTAAAGCATTTCCCTGTAACAATTATGAAGATTTTAAG GTTGGTAGATGTATGAGTTGTGGTGGATTAGGCTGCGCATATATGGGTTTTTACGCAGATACAGCTAAACCACTGGTTAATCAAactgaaattaaatatttccTTGATACCGCAGATACGCGTCCGTATTGTC GAAAAAGTTTTGCAGTAAAATTCACGTTTGGCGACAATAAAGAACGTGGTGATTTGTTCATTAACCTACACGGGTCAAACGGAGCCACGGGTGAAATTAAAATCACGAAAGA GGCAAAAATAGAACCTTTCACTTCACACGGTTACACATTTCTGACTGATTACGATATTGGTGATATCTCATTAATTACTGTTTGGTGGATTCACGACCCTCTCTGGATCTGGGAATGGCATGTACCATTGATAAGAAAACCTAAACTCATCATTGATAAGATTGTGCTTATGGACGGCGATGCTCAGAAAAG CGTTCAGTTTTGTGGTAATGGATATGAACTGCGCAGCACCAAAAGAAAGACATTCACTGCCGTCGATCAGTGTTAA